The Canis lupus baileyi chromosome 29, mCanLup2.hap1, whole genome shotgun sequence genomic interval aataacagtaggggactttaacacccctctcatagcaatggacagataatccaaGCAGataatcaacaaagaaacaagggctttgaatgacacactgggccagatagacctaacagatatattcagagtatCTTattctaaagcagcagaatacatattatttttgagTGCACATAAaaaattctccagaatagatcacatacttgGTCATAAATCAGGACTCAAgtggtacaaaaagattgagatcatatcatgtatattttcagaccaaatGTTATGAAATGAAGTCGACcacaagaaaaagtttggaaggaccacaatacatagaggttaaagaatatcctactaaagaatgaatgggtcaactggaaattaaagaagaacttaaaaaaatacatggaagcagaTCCAGACTGAGGAAGACCCGGAAACTTCGGGGCCACGTGAGCCATGGCCACGGCCGCATCGGCAAACACCGGAAGCACCCAGGAGGCCGGGGTAATGCTGGTGGCATGCATCATCACAGGATCAACTTCGACAAATATCACCCAGGTTACTTCGGAAAAGTCGGTATGAGACATTACCACTTAAAGAGGAACCAGAGCTTCTGCCCAACTGTCAACCTTGATAAACTGTGGACCTTAGTCAGTGAGCAGACACGGGTAAATGCTGCCAAAAACAAGACTGGAGCTGCTCCTATTATCGATGTGGTGCGATCGGGCTACTACAAAGTTTTGGGAAAGGGAAAGCTCCCAAAACAGCCTGTCATCGTGAAGGCCAAATTCTTCAGTAGAAGAGCTGAGGAGAAGATAAAGGGTGTGGGGGGCGCCTGCGTTCTAGTAGCTTGAAGCCACATAGGGGGAGGTTCATTAAAAGCTAAcaagtgcttttcaaaaaaaaaaaaaaaaaatacatggaagcaaatgaaaatgaaaatacaacagttcaaaacttttgggatgaaaaaaaaaaaaaaaaacctttgggatgtagcaaagatggtcctaagaggaaagtatatagcaatataggccttcctcaagaagcaagaaacatCACAAATACACAgataaccctacacctaaaggaactggaaaaagaacagcaaataaagcctaaatccagtaGAAGAGAAATtgtaaagattggagcagaaatcaatgatatagaaataaaaacgtagaatagggatccctgggtggcgcagcggtttagcgcctgcctttggcccggggcgcgatcctggagacccgggattgaatcccacatcgggctcccggtgcatggagcctgcttctccctctgcctatgtctctgcctctctctctctctctgtgtgactatcataaataaataaaaattaaaaaaaaaaaaaaacgtagaatagatcaacaaaactaggagctggttctttgaaagaattaacaagattgataaccccctagccagacttatcaaaaagaaaagaaaaaggacccaaacaaataaaatcatgaatgaaagaggagagatcacaaccaacaccaaagaaacacaaacaattataagagaatattatgagcaattatatgccaataaattaggcaatctggaagaaatggattaattcctagaaaaatataaatgaccaaaattaaacaggaagaaatagaaaacctgaacagacccataaccagcaaagaaatatAATCAGTCATCAAACATCTCCCAACAAACCAGAGTCCAGGGCCATATGGCccctcccaggggaattctaccaaccatttaaagaagaattaatacctattcttctgaaactgttcaaaaaaatacaagtggaaggaaaacttccaaactcattctaagaggccagcattaccttgatcccaaactagacaaagaccccactacaAATGAGAATacacaccaatatccctgatgaacataagTGTAAAAATTCTCTA includes:
- the LOC140620636 gene encoding large ribosomal subunit protein uL15-like, which produces MGQLEIKEELKKIHGSRSRLRKTRKLRGHVSHGHGRIGKHRKHPGGRGNAGGMHHHRINFDKYHPGYFGKVGMRHYHLKRNQSFCPTVNLDKLWTLVSEQTRVNAAKNKTGAAPIIDVVRSGYYKVLGKGKLPKQPVIVKAKFFSRRAEEKIKGVGGACVLVA